A stretch of the Amycolatopsis sp. BJA-103 genome encodes the following:
- a CDS encoding NUDIX hydrolase — protein MTLHEDTVSTLSRWRPADAAQESLRQAYLGFLAARDDVCRRECAAGHITASAVLLDADAENVLLTLHPRVGRWLQLGGHCEPEDTTLAAAALREAREESGIDDLVIDPVPVHLDVHPITCSLGVPTRHFDVRFAVRAPRDAQPVQSDESDDLRWWPVNSLPKGSEDLAELVEAALPATSGR, from the coding sequence GTGACCCTGCACGAAGACACCGTGTCCACTTTGTCCCGTTGGCGACCGGCGGACGCCGCGCAGGAATCCTTGCGCCAGGCCTATTTGGGCTTCCTCGCCGCCCGCGACGACGTCTGCCGCCGCGAATGCGCGGCCGGGCACATCACCGCGTCGGCCGTCCTTCTCGACGCCGACGCGGAGAACGTCCTCCTCACACTGCACCCGCGGGTCGGGCGCTGGCTTCAGCTCGGCGGACACTGCGAGCCGGAGGACACCACGCTCGCCGCGGCCGCTTTACGTGAGGCACGCGAGGAATCCGGGATCGACGACCTGGTGATCGACCCGGTCCCGGTGCACCTCGACGTCCACCCGATCACCTGCTCGCTCGGCGTGCCGACCCGGCATTTCGACGTCCGTTTCGCGGTGCGCGCACCCCGGGACGCACAACCGGTCCAAAGCGACGAATCGGACGATCTTCGTTGGTGGCCGGTGAATTCCCTGCCGAAAGGGTCGGAAGATCTCGCCGAACTGGTGGAAGCGGCCCTCCCCGCGACGTCCGGCCGTTAG